Below is a window of Humulus lupulus chromosome 2, drHumLupu1.1, whole genome shotgun sequence DNA.
caccCAATAAATTCTGACTATGCACTATATTACTAAAATATCCTTAGGCTCACCTCGagttgggtatttgaccccgttgtgacttttccgccaactcgctcactaggatcgccacGTGTCGAATATCgctatatccacataataatgtggtctctatgCTCTCAATTTTGAAGGGCCTTCTTCTAGTATGAAACGGGAGTGTCGTAAGGATGGAGGATTCAGTAGCTCAGACCAAAAATCTTTAGGTGGCCAACGAGAAAGATTGGGAAGTAGATGAAGGACTTTCCACAAAAGTAGATCAATGGTGCTTGAGGGGTCGAATATGTTCTAATCGTGACTTCAGTAGACGCTTCCTCAAAATGGTGCTCAGTCAAATCTGGAAACTGAAAGAACAAGAATGGGAGGTCAAGATCCAAGGCAGTAGTCCAAACGCTATATTCTTGATTTttagattgaagaatgtagagCAAAGATGACAGATTCTTTACAAAATGCCTTGGCAACTAAACAATGGCTTTCTCACCCTTGGGAATCTGGAAAATTCAAATGACCCATGGGACAACGATTTGATCAGGTTCCCGACTTGGCATCATGCTTTGGGGGTTCTGAGCGCTCTCCTTAATAAAAAGAACACTAAGAGATTGGCGGCCATGGCTAGAGAAGTCATTGAAGTTCAAAACATGGAACCAACCCGGATATTTATAAATTGTTTTTTTCTAATTTAAGGGTTGATTGTCGATAAGAAAGAAAGTGTGTCCTGGGTTCTTGTTGCCAGTCGAAAATCAAAGGAAGTGGATTTCCTTCAAATATGAGAGATTCCCTTATATGTGCTTTAAATGTGGGGAACTAGGCCATGATTAGAAATTGTGTCTAACAGAAGAGATTTGGGTAAAAGGAGACAAAGGAGAAAAGGCTCAAGCTTATGGAATGTGGATGAGAAGTGATTGTGATATTAAAGATGGTTTTGTTGCAGAGATGACCACCATTCAAGAACGAATTGGAACCCAAATAGACCAGATCGATGCTTCTAAAGAAGGACTGAGGATTCTGGCATCTTTAACACAAGCAATGAGAGAAGTTCCATCTCATGTTTCCATGGAGAGGGGAGAACAATCACATGGTGCTATTACAATAGAGACAAGGCAGGCCGAGTGTAGCTTTGAACAAAAACAAAGATGTCAGCAAGTTCTCATGGCATAGATCAATACACAGAGAGGGTGCGATAGTAACAGAGAAATCAACGATCATGGTATTGCCATTGGAAGTGAAGAAATGACAAAAGAACGATGTGGGGAATTCAATCTGTTATGCTTAGTGCAGCTTCGACAAAGGGTACATAAAAATCTTCTAGGTTGAGATACACTCATGCAGACCACCAAGACAAGGAGGAAGAGGGCTCTTGGGGAGAGAAGTTACCAGGACAAACTCTGATCTTCAAAAAACATTGGCAACCTTGTAGGATAAGGTTGCCAAGAGCCATGAATGCCATTTTTTGGAATGTCCAAGGGCTGGGGAACCCTTGGACATTGGATGCTCAGATGTCCCATGACCAAGAGCATTTGCCTAAGGTCATTTTTGTCACTGAAACAAGATTGAAGAAGGGTTACATTGAATGGGCTAGAATCCGTCTTGATTTGAATGGTGTTTTTGTGTTGATGCTATTTGTAAAAGCGGGGGGTCATCTCTATTTTGGAGGACCACATCGGTAGTGGATATTCTCTCCTCTACTTGCCAAAAATAAGTGAAAATTTtgatcatatattttttatttccttatgcttagaaatattttttttagttattttaatgatttaatcttttttatatatatattttatggtttttgggtgaaaaagaattttaagagtaaaaatacacatttattaatataaGATTAAATTgagtttaaattaatatttctatggctttaaattaatatattttatatttggaaatatttaattttagttttatttattttgttttgtaggttaatgttatatttttataaagaaaatcAAAAAATTCGATCCTAGTCTGACACAGAGCTAAAGCTGAAACTTCACGAGCAATTTCAACATTGTTTCGGCCATATTTTGGACATTCTtcaagaaatagaagttgtagatatttttctAAGCTATCAAAACCATATTTAATCGTCCAATGCATAGTTATATCGAGGGAGATATGGCCAAAATATGATTATTTGTGTGGGAAAATTCAGTTTCTTGAGCAATACGAAAATATCAGATTCAAACTCCAATTTTGCAACCAACAAGTAGATATTTTTACTCCAAATTCATAAATTGGAGATATCACAATTATATTAAGACAAAATTAATATCTATtggttttatttaagtttaagatttaaatttaatttttttttattaattttagttaGTATGAGACTATTATAAATAGATGTGTCTCTATTTGAAAACACATTCTATATTCTCTCTTTTAGAGAGACATTCTCTTCTACtctttttattttagtaattttaatttttatttattgttttgcttattgTTAAGGGTGGTTTCAAAGCCCTAAATATGATTTCttggttttaataattttcattgatcttttattcccttgtattaaattacttctatttttctaattgagTGCTATGGATCTTGTGAGAttttgttaggtggccaactaattagggtttttcattattctactatcatgttaggattgttattcacctaatagtttaggattctaagtagagtgataaagtGCAATTAGGATATTGTGATGGGTATCTTGATCATGGTGAAAAATAGAACTtatgttaaatgaattgcatgcttaatgaatttgttgcctagattaacctgtttccataGAGTATAATGCTTTTCCTAGATCATATAGTTCGCaagcttaatgggtttattgcttggtaaaaaggaTTAGTTAAGAGTgcttaactttaattaattataatagggaaactatGATAATTGATTACTTAAGTGCTAtctgtggggttaatagtttaattgtaAATATTGATCAATGTTATTATTAAAATGCTTGAATGAATATTTAGTGGTAGAGAATGACCTCTTAACTATTTTAACAATTAactttatgtttaattatttttattgttatttttacttttaattttaaaaaccctttttttattaactttttctcttttgaataataaattaaatggtagtccttgtgggttcgaaccttatttaccgctatactgaagtagttgttataaggaattaataaaataaaaaattaaattcgaCACGGCATACGACACCCGGTAGCCACATTGATGCGTTCATTTCGATTCACATTGGCCATAGATGGAGGAACACTGGTTTTTATGGTCACCAGATTTTGAGTTTGCGTCATCAATCATGGGAAATGCTTCTTAGGCTAAATGATTTGTATGATGTGTCGTGGGTGTGCTGAGGAAACTTCAATGAGATCACTAGTTGGATGGAAAAGAAAGGCGGGGGAGAGAAACTAGAGTATCTCATGAGGAACTTCCGTTATATCATCGATGAGTGTTGTTTTCAAGACATAACATATGAGGGGGGGCTCTATACTTGGTGCAACGGGATGAAGGGAAATCTCATTTTTAAGAGAATAGATCGCGTTCTGTGTAACTAGCGATGGAAACATCTTTTGTTGCTGCTAAAGTGGTTCATCTTAAGAGGTGGAATTCGGACCATAGACCTCTTCTTCTCAGCCCCTCTTCGGCTTAAGGGTCCTCACAACAAATGGGGTGCTCGTTTCCATTATGAGCAGGCTTGGGTAGACAATGAAGAGTACCAAGAGCTAATTGCAAAGATTTGGAAATATTCAAGGAATATAAGGAAGATGACAGATTTGAAAGGACAACTCAAGTACTATGGTTCTCAATTAATCCAATGGAATATAGGAAGAGAAGATAAGTTGGATAAAAGGAATAATGATCTTAACCTAGAATCGAAACATCTGTCTAGTTCGAATGAAAGAGTTGACCGGTTGCACTCTCAAATGTTGGGAAAAAACTTGAATGCTTTGCTGGACAAGGAGGAGCTTCTGGAGACAACGAAGTAGAGCTATTTGGTTGAAACATGGAGACCAAAACACTAAGTATTTCCACAATAAGCCAACGCaaaggaagaagaaaaatgagattCAAGGACTATTTGACAGTAATATGGATTGGAAAGAGACTGCCATAGAGATTGAGCATATTTGTTACTTTAGAAGCTGTGGATGCACAACTTATGAAAAATTCGAAAGATGTATTCCACATCAGATGAATCTAGCTATGAATGAATTTCTGATTGCACCTTTTACAGCAAAGGAAGTGAAAAGACTATGTTCCAAATCCCTCCTCTCAAAGCACCAGGCTCAGATGGCCTTCCTGGATTGTGTTATCATAATCATTGGAAGCTTGTGGGTCCTTCAATTACTTGAGCGTGTTTGGATATCCTAAATAATATGGCTGATTGTGAGGAGATTAATGGTACTCTAATTTGCTTGATTCCTAAAATGGCCAAACCGGTCAGTGTTACTGACTACCGTTCTATTAGCATGTGTAATGTTATCTATAAGGTGATCTCTAAGTGTATGGAAAATAAACTGAAGGACAACCTTCCTCTTGTGATTCCAAAGAATCAAAGTGCCTTTATCGGGGGTCGTCTTATCCAAGACAATGCTATTATTTGATTTGAGAGTCTTCATTTGACGAAGAAGAATCAGTTTGGAAATGGCAGCAAGATGGCTTTGAAACTTGATATGTCCAAAGCTTGTGATCGTGTTGAATGACCTTTTTCGAAACTTATGATGAGGTGCATTGGTTATGATGACCTTTAGATTAGAAAGGTGATGCATTTAGTGTCTTCGGTCTCCTTCTCTTTTCTTATAAATGGTGAGGTTCGAGGAGCTTTTAAGCCTCAACAGGGTCTTCGCCAAGGTGATCCTATCTTCCCCTATCTTTTTTTAATATTCTTTGAAGGTTTCTCTTGTTTACTGCATGAAGCAGAAAGAAAAGGTCAACTCAATAGGATAGTTATTGGAAAAAATGGGTTGCGCCTCTCCCATCTCTTTTTTGCTGACGATAGTTTCATTTTTCTCAAAGATAGTAAAGAAGAATGGGTGATTTTAAAGTCCATCTTGGCTTAATACACACTTATTTCTGGACAAATTATTAACTTTGATATGTCTAAAATTAGTATGGGCAACAAGATTTCCAATTCTGAGGAAAAAATTATTGATGATTATTTAGGGGTGAAAGTTGTGGAGACTCATTCTAGATATTTCGGTTTGCCAGCAGTAGTGGGTAGGAAAAAGAAAGAGGTCTTTAAGTTGATAAAGCAACAAGTTTGGAATAAGCTTCAGGGCTGGAAGGCTAGTTTGTTTTCTCAAGCGGGTAGAGAAGTTTTAATTAAAGCAGTTGTCCAAGCTATTCCCTGATATGTTATGAGTTGTTTTCACTTCCCTAAGAGTCTCATCAAGGAACTTCATTCTATGTTAGCTTAGTTTTGGTGGGGTTCTTCTAATGAGTAAAGGAAAATTCAttggagaggttgaaagtcaatgtttgactttcaacctctcccaatgggagacgtgggaagtctctcacctctccTATTGGGAGATGTGAGATATAGACCTACAATGACATTAGCAACAATGtctccccaattgggagacattgtagactttcaatgtctcccaaataaagtcataaaactcttATTTTCTTGTAGTGGGGAGGACCTTTGCCTTCCTAAATCCAAAGGCGGATTGGGTTTTAGAAACCTTGAGGATTTTAAGAGAGCTCTTTTGGCTAAGCAAGGGTTGAAGATAGAGACTTACCCGGATTCTCCTCTAGCTCATGTTCTCAAGGAGTGTTACTACACTAATGGTTCATTCATGGAGGATACTAATACTTCTCATTGTTCCATTATTTGCAGAAGTATCATTTTGGGTGGAGAAATTCTTGATAGAGCTATTCGATGGAGGGTGCGGTGCGAAGTGGCTGCAAAGTTTGAATTAATGAAGACAAATGGCTCCCACGACAACACTCTGTTTCCCTTCAAACTCCAGCTCTTGTTCCCCAGGCACAGTAGTGAAGACTCTTAAAAAGAATAATGGATCATGGAATGGGGAGATGATTCAAAAAAAATTTCATCCGAATGATGTGGTTTAGGTCCTTCATCTTAATCCAGGGAATTCTAACAAACTTGATGACTAATGTTGGGGTTTACAAAGGATGGACAATTTACTGTGAAAAGTGACTATGGAATAGCTCATTTTCTCAATGAAGGGATAGAGTATTCAAGCTCAAAGGAGCTAGTTTCTTGGTGGAACAAATTATGGAGTTCGAATATCCCTCCTAAAGTGAACATTTTCTGGTGGAAAGTTTTCCATAATAGGCTTCCATTGCTGTCTAACTTGGCTGCTAGAGGTCTTGCAATGCCAAATTTATGTAGCAACTGCAGAAGTGCGAAAGAAGATATTATTCATGCTCTTTGGGGGTGTAAAGAAGTTAATAAGATATGGCAGTCTCTCGATCTTGCCCAAGCCTTTCCTTTATATTGTAAGGACTCTTTTGAGTAAGTGCAAATTATGAATAACATATGTTCCGCTGTGGAGTTTGgctgtttttttttatgatttcttGGGGCATTTGGAATGAGAGAAATGAACGTCTACACAACCAGGAAGTTCCATGTAAAGAGGACATGATTCCCTGGACTCTCTCTTATTTGGATGAGCCTCATCTTGGTGGTGCCAATTCTCAACATCGCTAGCACCACAGTTGGAAGCCTTCTAACCTAGGTACATTGCTTATCAATTGCGTTGATGTTGTGAAAAATCCATCTTTGGGTTGTGGCCTTGGAACGATTATTAGAGAGAGCTTTGGCCATGTTACTGTGACTCAGGTTATGTTTAAACCAGGTCTTCATTTTGTCAAAATGGTTGAAGCTTTGGCAATTAAATTAGGCTTAAATCTTGTTGCCCAACTACATTGGTCCACTTTTCAATTAACTTTAGATAATGCAGTGGTTATTAAGGCTATTCAAGACATATAAGTTTTGTGTACAAATTGGTTCAACACTATTGAGGAGATTAGAAGTTTTACTATTTTGATTAATTGTAGAGCTTTGTTTCATTCTTTCAGAGAAGCTAATAAGGTAGTCATACCTTGGCTTctgttgacagtaagaactcgtcaactaagtttgATCAAGAATTTTGTGTGTATAACAGAAGTAGATTCAAATCAAATGAACTTCAAAAaaactttcttatgatttccGGAACACAAAATATAAATGCTGAAATTTTAGAAtgtaaaatagagagaatgtagagtGTCTCTTTCCATTAACAATGAGTGGTTACAAAATTTTCTCTCCTCCctttctcaggtgaagggaggtcatgtttatagtagagcactattgacTCTTAGTACACTGTGGTCCCTAGAGACAGGACCTTGCATGTGTAGTTTACAGCTAGTAGTGGTGCCAAGAACGTGGTGGTCGGTTTTAGTACATGCAAAGGGTTTTTTGGAGCACCTCAACTTCAGTACTTGGatgtacctccaccacttgtttAGTATGAGCGTCAGAGGTTGGCTGATTAGGACCACACTaggtaccttactcgtacgaccactacttgtatGGCGGGGACATTCATTTCGTACTATGTGCTCTTCCAGACACGTACGTACCTGTCTTGACATACTCCGACTCCGGCATTCCCCCCCTCTGTTACTTTGGGCTAGTTTGGCCTTGTCTTTGTATCTCCTAACACTTTACAAGGCAGGTGTGTAACTTCCTTCTTAGGAGCTAGTCGTAAGAAAGTTATCATGCTTTAGCAAGTGGGCAAAGGTGCCTTAATTGAATGATAGGCGAAGGACGCCTCACTGGTGGAACGAGGCTCAGGTAACACGCCATGCGAGATGCCACAGGGTGCTTAGTTATGGCGGGTGTGCAAGGCGACGCGAGACCGTGGTGTGAGGCGCTAAAGCACAGCGTGGGCTGCCTCACAAGACGCTGGTGCGCAGCGTGAGCTGCCTCACGAGATGCTGGTGCACAGTGTGGGCTGCTTCGCGAGACGCTGGTGCGTAGCGTGGGCTGCCTCGTGAGACGTTGGTGCGCAGCGTGAGCTGCCTCGCGAGATGCTGGTGTGCAGCGTGGGCTTCCTTTCGAGACGTTGTTGCATAGTGTGGGCTGCCTCACAAGATGCTGGTGTACAACATGAGCTGCTTTGTAAGACACTGGTGCACAGCGTGGGCTGCCTCGCGAGACGCTGGTGTGCAGTGTGGGCTGCCTCATGAGACAGAGACAGGGGCCAAGACGCGAGCTCATGAGGTGGAGGCATGGGCCACATTGGGCATCCCGCCGAGGTACCTAAACGAGATCTCTGAGTCAAGTGTGAGGCGAGGATCTCACAAAGCTACCTAGGCAAGATCGCTTCTCCAGGCGTGGGTTGACTGTCTCGCGATGCTACCCATGCAAGATTGTTGTCCTAGCGCAAGGCGAGCGCCTCACGGGACCACTCGTGTGAAACAGTTGTGTTAGGCACGAATCTAGGCCGAAACAGTGGTAATGCTAAGACCATGTTATGCCTTTTTCACTGAGTCAATGGTCCAAGAGACCAACTAGGCTTTAGTCATGGTCATTGGGACCTTTGAGAGGCCATGAACACGAGATGTGGATCTTTCACCGGtgtggaatttttagcatccacaacTTCTTTTGCTTGTAATTATTGTATTAACCAGTCTTGGATTGGTAAGATTCTTGAGTGTGTTTTTTATGCTATTAGTTCAGAGGTGCCTGAGTTGTAGTTTTTCTCTTTAATAAATGGAttgattttcaaaaaaaaaataatgagagagaaagtgatgtcaGAGTAAAgggaaaagttgagaactaccaacttttaggagtagttaactaaaactagacactaaatatattttgttaaactttacccattattatcatgagacaTCCCAAATTATCCTTATTTGAGAGCATGGTTATAAGTGTTattgtaatgtgtattatatgtgtcatattatagtttaattggaaatgcattctaattgtagtgtgtCATATATATGTGTGACAGCTATATTTATAGGAATGTATTCGATCTATGAAAGATTATTCggcttaaaatgtaaaccataaatcttaaaatgtaaacaacaatcatttaaaatataaacatCAAGACATAAAGTCTAAACCACGACCCTTTAAAAAGTTTAACCTCaagacttaaaatctaaaccacaactcttcaaaatgtaaaccacaaagattaaaatataaatcatcactctttaaaatttaaaccacaagccttaaaatttaaactgtgacttttaaaaatttaaaccataaggcttaaagttaaaccactagacttaaaatctaaaccatgaccatataaaatataaatcataatcTTTTAAAATGTAAGTCacgattctttaaaatttaaaccactagtctttaaaatttaaaccacaaggcttaaaatttaaacaacatctctttaaaatttaaaccacaaggcttaaaatttaaataacaactctttaaaatttaaaccgcaatacttgaatttaaaccacaactctttaaaatttaaatcacaatgcttaaaagttaaactacttggcttaaaatctaaaccacgaccatataaaatataaaccatgatcatttaaaatctaaatcacaactcattaaaatttaaaccactagtctttaaaatttaaaccacgactctttacaATTTagaccacaaggcttaaaatttaaactacgactctttaaaattttaaaccacgaAGCTTGAATTTAaactacgactctttaaaatttaaaccacaaggcttaaaagttaaactactaggcttaaaatctaaaccacgaccatataaaatataaaccatgatcatttaaaatttaaacaacgactctttaaaatttaaaccacaaggcttaaaatttaatccacaagacTTAATATTTAAACCACGACTTTTTTAAATTTACACCACaatgcttaaaagttaaaccactatgcttaaaatctaaaccacgattgtataaaatataaaccatgatccttaaaaatctaaaccacgactctttaaaatttaaatcacaagacttaattttaatattttattatattgaaattcatagatattttttctaaaagaaaattagaaaagaaatatatttaattttaaaattagaattCAATATATCTTGATAAATAAAAAGTGTTCACTACACCAAAATCTACTTTCCACAACACATAATTATAAGTCTTttcaaaatgtattataatatatactaggtaaaaagTGGTGaagtaatagaaataaaatattaaaaaaaaccagCCTACCCGATACCTTTTTTCCCATTCTCCTTCTCATCTCTCTCTTCCCTTCGCCCTAGCCGCACTCCCGTAACCACCATCATCCTCAGCTCTGACCACCTAATCACCATCCTCACAACCGTTTTTCTCCAAGCCAAGCTCCAAATCTCAGGCACCCGTGAACCCAACCCCTGAACCAAGTGACCCCAAGTGCGAGCCCATCTCTGCGTGCCTTTGACCTAGTGCAACTTCCATTCGTGGGCCACCACCAAGCTTACGCTGTTGAGGGGAAGATGAAAGGTTCTTTTCATTTTCCTTACGACATTTTGTTTGTGATTCATCGCTATCCCTCATTCCTTGAACTATGTTATATGATCATAGTGAAGTAATTTAAACTttctcaataataataataataatttagggATCTGTCCAAAATTTTGCAAGTTTTTGAAGCTAAAGCCCTTTGTCCATAGccgagaaaaagaagaagaaaagatgcAGCAGAGAAAATCAACATATGGGAGGCCTACTGGAACGGACGGTTCCAATTTCTCCTACTGCATGGTCGTTGAATCTAGTGAGTTTCATCTCTTATTTCGATTCAATTCAATTTTCATTTCAGTTTACTGTCTGATTTAATCTCTTTTGTTCTACCTCATTAGACCCAACTTTGGTTCtaatgtaagtttttttttatttgaatttgaattttaggGTATCAAAGAGTAGCTGAAGGAAAGTCCCACCTCTCTAAGCTAATTTTTGTTCAGGTATATTTGAATTGCTTGCTTGTAATTTCTGCAAAtcattacagaaatttcatcaagTAGCTGCTTCATTTACTTAGTGTAATTTGTATTTAGATTTCATAAACCATTCATTTCTGTAAGTTTATTGATGATTTTATTCCACTTAAAACTCACGTCTTGTTAATGTGGAATGGGGTTTCTGTATGTAAATTTGGGTTATCCTAAATGGAATAAGACTTACCCCGTTGAGGGGAAGATGAAAGGTTCTTTTCTAAAATGCTTCAGGTGGATCAAAAGTACTTACACTCAAGTCATCTATGGCTGGCGTTGATCATTGgttatttttcattttcttttcttctataatatatatatatatatccttctATTCTGGGTCTGAGTTCTAGTTCATGGTAATTGTTATGAACTGTCTAGTTCTATCTAAtaagttttttgttttttgttcttttgattttcaATTTGACAGAACTATTGAAAATCCTATATTAGTTGTTGGATCCTAAAGCCAACTGATGAAGATctgaacaaataataataataattatagcaATTATATCACTCTTGATGTTTGTCTAGTTCAATTTTTGACCATTCTCTACTTTTTGTTTTGACCACAAAAATGCATAAAAAAGATAACATTCTTGAAAAGCCAAGTTTGGCAAAAACaggtttttctttatttattattctttttaaaggcATACAATGTGTAGCTCCTCAATCCATATCTCTTTCACTATTTTTAATGGAAACTTGCATCCAATTGAGATGAAAAAGCTTTTTATTTACTCCTTTGACCACTAATTAAGCTCTTATTTACTCCTCTCTGCTCTCATCCCCTGTAATTATTTATGATAATTTTAATAACTCTACCTAACTCTCTGATTTGATCAAGATTCTTAAAGTTACCATAATTTGAAGCTCCAAGTAGCAATTAAGTATTGCAAAGTTTTAATATTGATATTTCTTTGCATGCTTATTTTTGCATGACTAGAGCTAATTTTCAGATTGAGCATGCCCAGCATCTTACACCTAGGACTGCAGACCAGTTTGGTGAACTAGGGATTATTGCTTCAGTACAGGTTCATCACAGCTCTCTCTTGTACTCTAGTAACATACTGTAACATTTAAGGTTACAAGAAATGAAATATCAACACCCATTACCAATATTGTTATCTACTGTTTGAGTTGGGGTTTATTTTAttcaacttttaatttttaaatttatttattttgttttagttttttcaaggtgattttccttttggttatttgtttttatttggtGGTGGTAAGTTGCTGAGTATAGTAAATGTTAGTTCAATCTTTAGGAAGAATTGGCTAGAGTTGTGAGTGTCTTTTAGATCATGTTTGGAAAGAATGATAGGATTGGAGTGTATAACATTTATTAAGTGTTTAGGCTATGTAATTAGAGAGCATATAATGTGTTTAGGTTATGTAATTAGAGAGCATATTAGAATTCACCTAATGAGATAAATTAGTCTAATTGATAAATGTGGGATAATTTTATTCTAACCAATTCATGTATAAGCTTTATGAACGAAGAAGAAATAAATGTATGATTGAAGATGGGTTaaataattttgttttgtttctatgttattttaataatatacatgtatatatatgtactgTTGGGTTTATATTATCATAACTAGGTTTCAACTAGAAGCTTTAAACCCTTGAAGCCATAGTTGCTACACCACTTTAATTCCTAACCCAAAATCCATATCTACAAATTTACTAGCAAATAGACTTATTTCTAACCTGATACTTCAAAATTTTCAGGATCAATTCCCTCATAGTTTGGCAACTTCTTTGGTCATCTCGTTTTTTACATGAAAGGTAATCTTTTGaacttaaatatatttattttaaattttgggtttattATTTGTGTGTATGGTgtgtttatatgtatatgtatatgtatatatatcaacaatatcacAACTTTTTGTTTTTAATTCAAATAGCAAGTGACGCCAATTTTGTGTTAGTTATTGAACCACCATCTTTCTTGCTTAGATTAGAATTAAAAGATAACAATTCAAAGATCTCTAATGCTTAAGTTTTCTCCCCATTTcagttttttaattttcaattaatagATTTTATAAGGCTCCTTTGATTTGGTTGGAGTATAAATTTGAGATATTTATAGATTGGTTAGCTTACATGTATTTTATTGGACACGGGCATATTACTTTCAtgatttcaaaataataattcatttt
It encodes the following:
- the LOC133818250 gene encoding uncharacterized protein LOC133818250 — its product is MKGICPKFCKFLKLKPFVHSREKEEEKMQQRKSTYGRPTGTDGSNFSYCMVVESRYQRVAEGKSHLSKLIFVQIEHAQHLTPRTADQFGELGIIASVQDQFPHSLATSLVISFFT